The following is a genomic window from Carassius gibelio isolate Cgi1373 ecotype wild population from Czech Republic chromosome B7, carGib1.2-hapl.c, whole genome shotgun sequence.
gtatttcaaatctatcaacatatttactgacatatcactTGAGACAttctgatataaaaattataattcaactttattttgaatactacttgtgcacaatgcacatttcttaatattaagcctaaatgtgttttaatgtcatttcGGATGAGTTAATGAGAgaataatatcagtctttaaatgcaagatatttaaagtatacctgaagtatacttgtaatagttccactttagcacaatcagtAGTTGAACTTCAGCATTATTTCTGCAcaattaaaggggtcctattaagctattttacaaagtcttgattctGTTTCGGGGGATGTACTAGAAAATGCTCTTATGTTGGTGGTTCGAAAAACGTAATTTCCCACactatttacattattacatactTTTCTCCCCAGCCTGGCACAAACAGCTTGCTTAATTGTAGGTTTGATAAAGGCCCGACTTCCAAAAAAGTAAATGTGATGTGATTTAGCAGTTCCAGAACCCGAGAATATTGAGTAAAAGGATTCCGCAGAACCTTTGCATGCACAGATATTACAAGACATACTAGAGTggtaatttattgttattttctggttattgttgttttcatttgtttgttagttttttttggcTTAATCGCATTTTagatttacatacatttttatgatttgggggggggggactggGCATGATGGAAAGATTAATACTTTTTATCTCAGCATCATCAAATTAGGTGAAATCAGGCCTTTTTTATCAAGGCCTGTTATCTTTAATTGGCAACTCGTGTTATCCGTATTTGTTCAGCATGCTGTCTCGCGTCAACCTTTTGCTTTTTCTTGCTCTCCAGCTCTCTTCCCCACCTCTCTTAGTCATCCCAGGATGTGTCAGAATTTCTATAGTTTTTCAAGGTCATGCCCAGTGGAGCGGAGAATGGCAATCACCGGAGAGAAAGAGCAAGTGGTGCCAAGCCACAGCTTTTTCCTCTGCACACCCCCAAACTAACCTGCCCCCACGCCAGAAACACACCTCAGGTAGGGGGTAAACCACTCCTCACACCCGTCCCCGTGAACGCAAGGGGGTATAAATGGAGGTGCGAAAGAGGAGAGAGAACAATTCAGAGGGCGATCAAACAACTCAAATGGATCCCAAGGCATCCCATggtgtgatgatgatgatcttCATGGCCTCTTTGGTGTGGATGAAATGTTCAGCAGCACCAATGGAGTGCCACTTCAACTCTCAAGGTGAGACCAGGTGTCCCGTCTCATATTTACTCTTGATCAGGCATTTACAGGACTCGATCTTCAGTGTGTTTGATGTCTCTTTTCACAGCTCTGTGTGAGTATGATGGGAAGCAGTACTCTATGGGAGAGAGCTGGATGGAGCAGGGCTGTGTGCAGTGCACCTGCCTGCACCCTGTGGGAGTGGGATGCTGTGAAACGTAAGATTCATAACATCTTGCATTAATTTCTCTGTTGGATAACAAAGAAAAGAACCCAATGAATGGGAATCTGGAGATTTTTCTGTTATATTTTGGtacactgaaactgaaattaaactcTTGAATATAAAGGTTTTTGATTGGTAGTGATGCTTCCATGAAGGACTTTTAAGAAACCAtagaacctttccattgcacaattgtataattataatataaaaagcttctttagattaataaaatgtttattatacatAGTtcctttaagaactgttcactgaaagttcTTATATTCTTCTGCAGCATTGCTGTGAAAACCCCTTATTTTGGCAAATGCACTCGTTCCTTCACACAATgtagttaattttaatttatatttaaatcaatcgCTTGATTACAGTGTGCATCGGCCTGTGGACTTTCCTCCCTGGTGTGAAGTTCGGGTTGAATCTCTGACTTGCCAGGTCACACTGGTGATGACC
Proteins encoded in this region:
- the msmp1 gene encoding prostate-associated microseminoprotein; translation: MEVRKRRENNSEGDQTTQMDPKASHGVMMMIFMASLVWMKCSAAPMECHFNSQALCEYDGKQYSMGESWMEQGCVQCTCLHPVGVGCCETVHRPVDFPPWCEVRVESLTCQVTLVMTSDPRQRCIPGEENNIDPRHGALNMKLG